In a single window of the Elaeis guineensis isolate ETL-2024a chromosome 6, EG11, whole genome shotgun sequence genome:
- the LOC105047028 gene encoding LOW QUALITY PROTEIN: histone deacetylase 6 (The sequence of the model RefSeq protein was modified relative to this genomic sequence to represent the inferred CDS: inserted 1 base in 1 codon), with translation MSMSGSGGPYGEGEGASLAASSGPDAKKRRVSYFYEPSIGDYYYGQGHPMKPHRIRMAHNLVVHYSLHRLMEVSRPFPASADDIRRFHSDDYVDFLSTLASPDPRLFNRFNVSEDSPVFNGLFQFCQASAGGSIGAAVKLNRGDADIAINWAGGLHHAKKCEASGFCYVNDIVLGILELLKFHKRVLYVDIDVHHGDGVEEAFFTTDRVMTVSFHKYGDFFPGTGHIKDIGFGQGKYYALNVPLNDGMDDDSFRGLFRPVIXKVMEVYQPDAVVLQCGADSLAGDRLGCFNLSVKGHSDCLRYLRSFNVPLMVLGGGGYTMRNVARCWCYETAVAVGVEPDNKLPYNEYYEYFGPDYNLHIEPQNLENRNSPQDLDRMRDALLEHLSKIQHVPSVQFQARPPDTETPEEEGEEMDRRPQSQLLIGECYDSEPEEAKSLNMDSLP, from the exons ATGTCCATGTCCGGATCCGGGGGGCCGTACGGGGAGGGGGAGGGAGCGTCGCTGGCAGCATCGTCGGGTCCGGACGCCAAAAAGCGGCGGGTGAGCTACTTCTACGAACCGAGCATCGGGGACTACTACTATGGGCAGGGCCACCCGATGAAGCCCCACCGCATCCGGATGGCCCACAACCTGGTCGTCCACTACTCCCTTCACCGCCTCATGGAGGTCTCCCGCCCCTTCCCCGCCTCCGCCGACGACATCCGCCGCTTCCACTCCGACGACTACGTCGATTTCCTCTCCACCCTCGCCTCCCCCGACCCCCGCCTCTTCAATCGCTTCAACGTCAGCGAGGACTCCCCTGTCTTCAACGGCCTCTTCCAGTTCTGCCAGGCCTCCGCCGGCGGTTCCATCGGCGCCGCCGTCAAGCTCAACCGCGGCGACGCAGACATCGCCATCAACTGGGCCGGCGGCCTCCACCACGCCAAGAAGTGCGAGGCCTCCGGCTTCTGCTATGTCAACGACATCGTCCTCGGCATCCTCGAGCTGCTCAAGTTCCACAAG CGTGTGTTGTACGTGGACATTGATgtccatcatggagatggtgttgAAGAGGCTTTTTTCACAACTGATAGAGTCATGACTGTTTCATTCCATAAATATGGGGACTTCTTTCCTGGGACGGGGCATATCAAGGACATTGGTTTTGGGCAAGGAAAGTACTATGCCCTGAATGTTCCGTTGAATGATGGAATGGATGATGATAGCTTCCGTGGACTATTTAGACCTGTAA CAAAGGTAATGGAGGTTTATCAGCCTGATGCAGTTGTTCTCCAGTGTGGTGCAGATTCCTTGGCTGGAGATAGACTAGGCTGCTTCAACTTGTCAGTGAAGGGGCATTCAGATTGTCTACGATATCTCAGATCTTTTAATGTACCTCTTATGGTTTTGGGAGGTGGAGGTTATACTATGAGGAATGTTGCTCGCTGCTGGTGCTATGAG ACAGCAGTTGCAGTTGGTGTGGAACCAGATAATAAGTTGCCATATAATGAATATTATGAGTACTTTGGTCCTGACTATAATCTTCATATTGAACCACAAAACTTAGAGAATCGGAACTCTCCACAGGATCTTGACAGAATGAG GGATGCTTTGTTGGAGCACCTTTCAAAGATACAGCATGTTCCGAGTGTACAATTTCAGGCCAGACCTCCAGATACAGAAACCCCTGAGGAG GAAGGTGAGGAAATGGATCGCAGGCCGCAAAGTCAACTATTGATTGGTGAATGTTATGATTCTGAACCAGAGGAGGCCAAAAGCCTCAACATGGACAGTCTACCATAA